The genomic interval GGCcaagtcatttatttatatattaaacagtGTTGGGCAGCAGCCTGGTCTCACTCCACGCTCCTGAGGGAAGAATTGATTTTTTGTTGTGATTTTAATTCTGCACTTGTTGTTCATGTACATGGATTTTATGATGTCATAGGTTTTACCTTCTACACCACTTTCAAGAATTTTATAGAATAAACCTTTTTGAAAATTGATAGGTGTAGgtgaaactctctctctctctctctctctctctctctctctctctctctctctctctaggtggGCATGCTCCGGCGATCGTCTTTAAGTGGACTCTGTTGTTTGCTCATTGCTCTCATCATCAGTACCTGCAGCCTGGTGTATGCCTCAATCTACATCTACCGCTATTATATCATCCCTcaggtacacacatacacgcacccacacacacacacacacacacacacatgctattcCTCATGATTTAATAAATGTGTCCTCTTTGATTGACATTATAAATACGGCCATCAGTCCATGCTGGGGCTAATGTGGGCTTTAAGTATGGATCCTAAATGTTCTTGGGTTCCATGTGAGCTCTGCCTGATCTGACTGGGGCTCTAATATGGAGCCCAGATGCGAAACATACATACGACCCATATTGGTCCCTCTTTATGATGCCAGGGAATGGGTCATTTTGTACTGAACTCAtagtgtaaatatgtgtgttctgATGATTATAAAAAGTAATTACAGGATATATGTTTTGAGAGCCATgatggctccctctgctggcctgcagaggatttgctgcactttatcatcaggactctaattcccacaatccattgcaccaccaactcagcacacctgtttcctgtttgcaatcacctggtctatttaagctcactcagaactctctgATGACgtgaagtattgttagcctgtctgcatTTTGAGCGTATATTCGGTTCTGTCTATTGCCTcgttttgaccctgcctgtttttcgtgtttatgaatgtttgctacctgctctgacctacgcctggattattgactgctgcttttggatttcctttgatgttgttgtttgcCTGATGTTTTGACCCTTACCTGTTTTGGATACCGCCTAATAAACCAGCATTTGGATCTAACCTGTTTCACGTGCATGACAATATAATTGTAATGACCTaatttttatattctgattcTATCCCAAATACAATAGAATTTGATTAATAAAAGCAACATAAGAATTTTAGTTTGGTAAATTTTAGTTTTCAGCAATATTCCACTGTTTATTCATCTATAAAACCACAAAACAAGAAAGAGGTGCAATTTGATAAATCAGGAAAGAAAACATTGTAAACATTCagcaatattaatataaaaaagaacatAATGTAATTCTATACCAACTGGTCTTGTGTATCCAGATTAATTGCACTGACAATTAGGAACAAAACCAACAAAGTCATTTGAACTTAAAtcataatattacaatatttggTCTCAAAACTCAAAAAACCTAACTTACTGTTTCTAAACCATTTGGTGATGTTTCTAAACCTTTACTGCTTCTTTATGGTTCAAATCTTTAGTCAATGAATTCTTGCATTCTTCAGTTTACACATATAATCATCTGAGATTTTCAGCTTCATATTTTGTATTCACATTTTATCTTACAGTTTCCTGGGGACATTGTAATTGTACCTTTTATCAAAATCCAGACACAAATGAAGGGATAGAAGGCAGAAAGTCAgttatttaagaaaataatcatacCAACAGACACAGGAAAACCATAGGGAAAAAACTAGGCAGCGCTAGGGTTAATgttaaccctaaacctaaccctaaacctaatcctaaacctaaccctaaacctaactcTAAACTTAAATAGAAAACAGGATACCGGGAAAACGAAaagcaaaaacataaaacagagaacaaaaccagGTAACGAGAGACAAGGACCCAGGACAGCAGGAATAAATAGGGAAGGAGATTACATGAGGAACAGGTATacagaagaaggaaagagatTAGGATTGAtcagggcaaacacacagtgcacatAAACAAACCGTGTCAATACGCCCTCTGGTGTTCTAGCACAGAATTGTCCAAGCCATCCATGACACGTCTGAGTAGtcagtaataattaattaacgGCATTTACTTACTGACATAAAGTGTAAATGTAGTAAGTGTtactacagtgttgtgttgtctgGTAAAAGGTTTGATATGagttatttaaatgtgattttcaagcaaatttatatattttaaaagaacaaaaatgtattttaagtgTGATATTATTTTGCTTAAATAGAtcctatgagtgtgtgtgtgtgtgtgtgtctctgcaggCAGATGAGTCTCAGTTCCGGTGCAATGTGTATTATGAAGATACTCTGAAGGCACCTCAGCACAATCGGGAGGAACTGCAGGAGAATGTCAACATCAACCTGCAGAGCAACTACGAGAGGATCAGCATCAATGCTGACAAAACAAACGCACGCACACGTCCTGCCACCATTATACATGACTTCACCAAggtttcacagacacacaaacacacacacacacacacacacatatatatatatatatatatatatatatatatatatatatatatatatgtatatgtatacagaTGAGTGCATTAGAGTTAGCAGTACTGTAGAGCCAcactctatgtgtgtgtgtgtgtgtgtgtgtgtgtgtgtagggtttgACTGCGTATCAtgacatcactctggataagtgttaCATCAGTGTGCTGAACAGCAGTGTTGTTCTTCCACCAAGGAACCTGTGGAAACTCCTAATCAGTGTTAAACTGAGGACTGGcaatgtacgtatgtgtgtgtttatgtttgtgagatgatttgtgtttgtgagaattgtgtgtgtttgtgattgtgttggtgtgtaaaCCTCTCCACTGATTGCATTATGTCCTCCTTCATCAGGAGGCATCTTTTCCACAGACATACCTGGTTCAGGAGGAGATGGTGGTGTCTGAGAAGGTGATGAACACACGTGATCTTGGCGTGTTCATCCACAAACTGTGTGAGGGAAAACCAACGTATCAGATCAGCCGCCGGCTCACACGCCGCCGTAAGTTAACAAACCTCAAGTGTCTTAATTATAAGATTCTATAAAGAAGtataactatttattattattatttataattatttttaactgaaaataatgaataaattaaagaagaaaaaaatgtactaAGTGATacagtttggaaaaaaaaaatatttaatgccttttaaccaaaaaaacaaaaggtgaggaaaagaaaagaaaaaagagtaaTTAGAGTAattagagtgagtgtgtgtcatgttTTAACATCGTATTCTTCTATATCTGACCTGTGAAACTTCATTTTAATGTCACATTTTTTATCAGCATAATAGAGtactatttatataaaaagattttttgtcTGCTGCAGGTATCACTAAGCGTGAGGAGCAGATCTGTCACTCCATTCGACACTTTGAGAACATGTTTGTAATGGACACCCTGATTTGTGATGCACCTTAAATATTAACAtctctctcatttcctctctTCATGACTAGTGTATTTATTTCATGCTTTAACTGATTTCCTGATAAAAGTGCTTCCATTAATCACCCAGtagcactctgtgtgtgtgtttgtgtgtgtgtctgtgtgtgtctgtctgtgtgtgtgtttgtgtgtgtgtgtctgtgtgtgtgtgtgtgtgtgtctgtgtctgtgtgtgtgtgtctgtgtgtgtgtctgtgtgtgtgcgtgcgtgtgtgtgtgtgtgtatgtgtgtgtgtgtgtatgctgataTTAACTTTCCATCTTGTGACAAAAGAAGTTATTTCTGGTGAAATATAAAGTCTACTATTACCATAAGAACACGTTCACCTGCACATTgagacacattttaaaatagcaACCGCTGGCTAAAATTATCCATCAATCTAAAACCCCTCTGACTCCCACATGTACATGTAGCAATCATAGCTTACCATTTGGTCAATGTTACAGTATAGAATTGCTCATTAGCACAGGACCAGTTTATATTCAAAATGTATGTCTGTGCTCCATGTAGCACTAAATACTCTGTATCTGTGTTCATCTCTGTATCAgcagttttgtttagttttatttttattgttgaaatatttatttaatctttagaCTGCATGAATCAAACCGAGCCTTCTTCCAATCTGAGTATTGTAGCTAAACATCTGAGCAAATAAAGAAACTACAGATTACTACATTAAGATTGTGATATTAGTCTTTTTTCTAATAATGAATACTTTTGTAGCTTGTTtcagttcattaataaatgttaagaCACAAATGGAAATATTTCACTGAGCAATAGAGAGCAAAGAGATTaacagaatattaaataaaataaataactttatacTGTATCAGTTCAGCAGATGTTTTACAGTTACAGTTGTGATGAAACAGGTTGGTTTGTGGATGAAATAAAGGTGAAGATCACCAGTATTGCTCTGGTACAGGATGAGAACACCTGGAATCCTGCAGGACCTGTGGTCGGGGACAGACTACTCTAGACCGAGCCTTCACAGTTACATTCATGGCTTTTATCAGAAAGTGATTttccagagtgatttacagaAGAGCTTTGTAGTCTTTCttaaaaacacatctttatACTGGTCCAAAGGGTCAGAAGGTATAGTGGAACCCAGTGGCAGAGTGAGGAGAACAAGCCCAACTCTCTGAACCCACTGAACAGCCTGAGAGGGAATATGGTGTTGAAGGATAAACAGCAGCTTCCCAAGGTttcaaatcaatcaaatgatttgtcacatacatacagactacgacatgcagtgaaatgctttgaaTTGTTTGCCCTGAGTTTTGCGTTTAAATTATACTAATTTGATTTTCTCTGTTTGGTTAATATTTTACGCTGTCGCTTCCGTTTATTAcggattttttttacatttctatcacagttaattttattcctcttcttcttatttCCTGTCTTGTGGAGAAATGCTCTTTGATCTCTTTTGAGTCAAAGGTATGTAATCATTAAGTATGGCATTTTTCTCTTAAAGTCAAATACTTGACAGCATGTGTTCAACATGACTGGTTTTAAtctattttcttcttttgtattttatttttatgtgatttatttatttgtttgtttgtttgtttgtttgtttgtttgtttgtttgtttatttatattctgaTAATTCTCCCACAAATCAGCtgcaaaaaaatgagaaaatatgatacattatcagttTATAATAAAGGAATTCAACAGctggatttgtttgtgtgtgtgtgtgtgtgtgtgtgtgtgtgtgtgtgtgtgcgtgtgtgtacacctgtgtttgttttacactAAAATAAGGTCACTGTAATGAAGAGGAAACGGAAACCATAGTtcaatcattctctctctctcttacttctCTTTCCGTCTCACAATTCACAATTCTCTGACACAAAGAATCAATGAGGAAGTAAAGACTCAGAAGTTGTATGTCTTTGATGGCAGTTTTGTATTTTGGAGGGAAACATTTTCAGGTAAGCGGCTCATACATATATTCACATATtcaaatgatcattttataCAGATAGTAAAATATAATGAGGTTCATATCAATACAAAAGTCCATTATGCTGCTCACGTGAGTCAACAGTGAGAAGCGCTAAAGATTGTAACAGAAAACAATCAGTAATATCaattaataacataataataataataatactcatcatcatcatcatcatcattatcatcttaTTAcagtcattatttaattaaattgaacataaaatgcaaatataaaaaaactaaacaatcgAGTCTAACAGACTCAGAGCCACAGACTCGACATGTGCTTGTGATTTTACATAAAATTCTTATAAATGCAGACCTGCATCATATCTACACTGAGTgttataaagatttaaaaatcatgtttttagatGATAATCAGAAATAATTAGAATTAAGCTGACATTAGTAAATTTAACATAAATTCTTATTTTAAacatctgatttttttatattcccgtaaaactgctttgtgacaatgtgtgttgttaaagcactatacaaataaaatggaattgagTAGATACagttgaaaccagatatttacatacacttcagaaaaaaacccaaaaacttttatttctttactgtcatacattaaatcagagtaaactttttctgttttaaatcaataaatatttacatattttttgcatttgttaaatgtcgGAATCGAGCGAGGgagaatttttatgtttttttattatcactttcatcaaagtcagaagtATACATACACTAAGTTTATCgtgcctttaaacaaaaaaacctcCAGATGATTCCATTCTGAGCTTAAGAAGCTTCTGATAGGTTAATTGATTCCATTTGAGTTAATTGGTGGCACACCTGTGGATGCATATAAAGGCACACCTCAAACACAGAGCCTCTTTCTTTGACATCATGGGAAAATCAAGAGAAATCCACCAAGACAtcagaaaaagaattgttgaCCTCCACAAGTGTGGCTCATCCTTAGGTGCAATTTCCAGATGCCTGAAGGTCCCACGTTCATCCGTTCAGACAATAATACGCAAGTATAAAAAACATGGGAATGTACAACCATCATACCGCTCAggaaggagacaaattctgagTCCCAGAGAGGAACGTATTTTGGTGCGAAATGTGTGAATCAACCCCAGGACAACAGCAAAAGACCTTGTGAAGATGCTGGCTGAAACTGCTAAGACAGTGTCATTATCCACAGTAAAACGAATACTGTACCACCATGAGCTGAAAGGTTACTCTGGGAGGAGAAAGCCATTACTTCAAAACCACCAAAAAGCCAGACTACAGTTTGCAACTGCACATGTGGgaaaaaatcttaatttctgGAGACGtgtcctgtggtctgacgaAACAAAAATTGAACTGTTCGGCCATAATGATAAACGGTATATTTGGAGGAAAAAGGGCGAAGCTTTGAAGCCTCAGAACACCATCCCAACTGTGAAGTCTGGGGGTGGTAGTATAATGttgtggggctgctttgctgcagaaGGGACTGGTGCACTTTACAAAATAGATGGCatcatgagaaaagaaaattatgtggaTATATTAAAGCAACAGCTGAAGACATCAGCCAGGAAGTTAAAGCTTGGGTGCAAATGGGTCTTCCAAATGGACACTgaccccaagcatacctccaaattAGTTATAAAGTGGCTTAAGGACAACAAAGTCAAGGTATTGGACTGGCCTtcacaaagccctgatctcaatCCCATAGAAAATTTGTGGGCGGCACTGAAAAGGCGAGTGCGAGCAAGAAGGCCTACAAACCTGACCCAGTTACACCAGTTCTGTCAacaggagtgggccaaaattccAGCAAACTATTGTAGAAAGCTTGTGGAAAGATACCCAAAACTTTTGGCCCAAGTGAAACAGTTTCGGGGCAATTCCACCAAATACTAAGGAAGTGTATGTATacttctgactttgatgaaagtgataataaaaatacataaaaattctccCTCGCTTGATTCcgacatttaacaaatgcaaaaaatatgttaatatttattgatttaaaacagaaaaagtttactctgatttaatgtatgacagtaaagaaataaaggtttttgggtttttttctgaagtgtatgtaaatatctggtttcaactGTAAAGAAGTGTGATCGACTGTACCTGGATCTACAGGATCAGGTTTGGAAGTGTGTTTTACTAATTCAAAGAAGAActagaattcaattcaattttacttatataaaaatataaacgtTTCTTCTTGGTGACAACAGATAGTTATAaattcttatttatatacagtattcagGTGTAAAGAGTTACTAAAAAACAGTACTGATTATGTTTACAGGCTGTTCAGCAGAATAAGACTTCTGGGATACACACAGAACTGTCTTTATTATTACAGCAGAGTTGAGATGAAACACTGAAGAACAGATGAAATGTTCTGTGTCCAAGAAGAACCATCTACATgagcagagagtgagacaaaggATTCCTTTATGGCAGgatcaaacaccaacatcacATCAGATATCAGGTAAAAGCATACAgctagacacagagagagagagagagagagagagagagggagagggagagagatggagagagagagggagggagagagagagagagacagagagacagagagagagagtatattaCGTATGCTCTGAAGTCATTGACTTGACTTTGTGCTTTTGGCCGTTCTCACACTGGAAGTTTTGGATGTTCATATCTTTTGGTTCCTAGGACTCTGGCTTATGCATTCAGGTCTAAGTAGAGCTTGAAGTAtaacgtgacatacggctaagtacagtgacccatactcagaattcgttctctgcatttaacccatccacagtgcacacacacacacacagcagtgaacacacacagcagtgaacacacacacactgtgaacacacacacactgtgaacacacacacactgtgaacacacacacactgtgaacacacacactgtgaacacacacacacacacacccggagcagtgggcagccatttatgctgcggtgcccaaGAGcagggggttcggtgccttgctcaagggcacctcagtcgtgaccgcccgagactcgaacccacaaccttaggttaggagtcagactctctaaccgttaggccacgacttccccttgtctgagagtgtcagtgtgttCCTCGTGTTGTGCTTGACTGAAGAGTGTGTTTCCTTCACTGTGTTTTAGAGTGTATTGcagtttcagtgtttttaacTGAAGTGTGTTTCTCTTGCTTCTGTTTCAGCATGGATGTCTGCAGGGACTGGGTTCATTGTGTTCAGTTTGGGTTCTACATTCCAATCCTCGCTGCCGGTTTTCCTTTAAACATGGCTGCCCTGTGGCAGCTTTTCTTCCGCCTTCGTCACTGGAGTGAATCCACCATTTACCTGCTGAACCTCGTCATTAACGACTGTCTGCTCCTTCTTGCGCTCCCTTTTAAAATCATGGCTTACCACGAGCCGTGGAAACTTGGAAGATTTTCCTGTTCACTGTTTGAGAGTTTTGTCTACGTCAACATGTACGGCAGCATcctgctgagtgtgtgtatctctgtagATCGTTATGTCGCGCTACACTTTCCCTTCCGGCGCCTGCGATCTAAAAGGAAGGCTGTGTTCATCTGCGCGATGGTGTGGATGTTAGTGTTTGGATTTAGCTACCCAGTTTATGATCTTCATGGGGGCAGCAGTAATGAGTCCTTCTGTTTTCAGAACTTTTCCAAACAAACATGGGATAAAGTGtggattatagtgtgtgtggagtgtgtgttttggggcaGCACCATTGTCATGGTCCTGTGCTCGGTGAATGTTGTTAAAACCCTGCATGATTTACGCAAACGGAACCCTAATGATGCTAAACTACGAAACAACAAGAGTGTAAAGATTGTGCTCAGCAACCTGGTGGTGTTCCTTTTGTGTTTCATTCCCTATCACATTTCTGTGCTTCTTTATTTCTACATTAAACAGAAGAGCAGCAGTACAGAAACCAAACAAATATTTATCAGTGGACTGCGTAAATTTGTCCacgtcagtctgtgtgtgagcagcTTGAACTGCCTCGCAGATGCAGTCTGTTATTATTTCATACTGAAAGAAAACCTACAGACCGCAGAGCAAGAAACCAGAATTAACACAGTCACAAAGGAAACACATTGACACACTAAGACTGCAGAGACGTGCAGGAGAAACAAATAGATATTAATCTGCAAAAATGTTGTTACATATGACCACATGGTTTAATTTTACCGGTACAATTTACTCCAGGGGGATTCAGTGTGGTAGTTGGTGTGATTTTTAAAAGTGGGTCTGGCCACATACACTAACTGGCATTAATAAATGAGAAACCTGTAAATCTATTACTCtttttcacacaaacaaacaggtgGTTTATCTAATAATGTGTTTTAGATTCAGAATCTAAAATTAAGACACAACAATAACTGAAAATGTACATTGTTGTATAAGAACCTAGAAAAAGTAAGAGGTATTAAGGTTTACCAAGAGAAGAGCTGCGGAGTCAAATAAACTTTCTAAAACAAATAGTttgttgtcctttttttttttagctcagtGATCAGTGAGTTTAAGCCACAATTTAGTTTTTGTAAattgtaatttctttttttctgcagtgaTCTATGGGCTATAATCTGTGTGGAGTTCTGCatgttgtccatgttgtgcGTGTTGTTTCCTTCGTGTTCTCTGGTTTTCACCCACACTTTTGCACTCATGAGTTGGTGTGTGTACAAGAAGCTGTTTCTAGCTAGAAAtatcagacaaacagacacacacacacacacacacacacacgtttctgtCACACAGCAGTGCAGCTGCAGCTCTTTTGCACTTTCTGACATTGGGATGATGAACCACTTCCTGtctgaataaatgtaaacagttttatttctgGCTCTGAGTACAGCTTTGAAATCCAAATCTCTTTAAACATATAggctttaaaatgtgtgtgtgtgttgtgtgttgcatgaggatgatttaaatgatttgtagaagattaaatgttttttaaaatcaaCTGAAAAACACTGAGGTGCAAATGACAACCTACTGCACTACTATAGTGTTATAgtaattacaacaacaacaacaacaacaataataacaggtTTGTAGACTACACTAGTAAAAGTTAGTAAAGTTCAAAACCTGCTTTTGaattaactgaaataaaaaaaaatcactgataaAGTTTTAAATACTCTGTAAAGAATCTAAAGAAATGTGAGTAAACTACAAAATACTaagatataaatgataaatattataaataccATGAGCTGCTGTAAATTCTGAAGCCCTGACAGCTGACAGTGATTATGTTGTGCATGTGTTCATGCTCTTagcatgtttgtgttcatgcaGTCTGCAGTTAGTCAGAATGTGGAGTGACAATTCCTTATTATAGCTCTAAATGATGATGCCACGATGTCACTGAGGTCACATCCTCTGTCACTGTTATgtcaaataaatgtacataaaactCAGTTCTCCTTTGGAGTaacatcccatccagggtgtatttccACCTCATGCACAGAGTCTCAGGACAGACTCAAGGATCACTGCCACCCTGAGCAGCATGAAGCACTTACTGAGCatgaacattaaaataaaaaggtgtttatataaaaagtaatataaatgtcCACGTAGCTCTGCCCAGCAGGTGGCAGTGTTTCACCTTTAAACTGTCAGTGATTACAGTACTGCAGTTCAACAGTGAACTGGTTTGTGTAGCTTTAATTCTATCCAAACTCCCCACCATATTCTGAAGGATAGAATTGAtggtcacgtgacatcacagaACATGAACATGGCTGCactcacactgtactgtcaGAGCAGCAGGAATCATAAATCATACAACATAATCAGGAGTTCTCATTCTCTTTAACCTGCCTCTGCAACCAAAATTAATGTTTCAGATATTTGTCTGCtttaatttgatcatttatattaatgctctttAGAACATATACAACCTGTCCTCAGTTGTCTTGATCTACAGCAGCAGCTTGTTACAGTAAACATAGCTGATTTCTGTGCTCATTTGCTGTGTCTTCttgcacataataataataataataataataataataataataataataataataataataataatattctaggGGTTAGGGGTCACTACAGTAAatcatcagacacacacaaacaaacacacacaaacacacacacaaacaaacacacacacacatacacacacacacacaacacccctgacacttttctccacccactcaaACCTGCACTcacctctttcacacactcccCGTCACACTGCTTGTTTGACCCCAAAcccttaaactcctgcacctgcTTGACCTCAGTccctgttctacttccctccttctccttcatacacatttattctgtcttactacaactgactttcattcctcttctttccagaacAGACCTCctcctttccaggtgttcctccaccttcctttactctcactacagatcacaatgtcatccactAACATTATTGTCCacagagattcctgtctgacttcatctgtcaatctGTCCATCACCACAgaaaacaagaagggactcaaagccgaCCCTTGATGTATCCCCACCTccaactcctctgtctgacctacagcacatctcactgctgtcattctCCTCTCATACacatcctgaactactctgatgtacttctctgtcactcctgacatcctcatacagtaccatagctcctctctcatcaccctgtcatactgtatgtgttctcTACATCCACAAAGACGCAGCACAGCTGCTTCTGACCATCgctgtacttctccattaacatcGTGCTCTTTCTGGTCATGAAGCCATTCTGCTGCTcccaaatatccacttcctttctgatcccagcttccactactctgtcccatagcttcattgtgtggctcattaactttatacctctgtagctgctacaactctgcacatcacccttgttcttaaagatcagCACCAGAacacttctccattcctcaggcatcttctcactctctagtaataataataataaaaataataaaaaaagataataataataatatgcatttttattactgttcttattcttattcttgttgattgattgattgattgattgattaattgattaggGTGTTAGGAGACGTGATTTATGCTCAtgcaatgaaaaagtttcaataGGTGACCAGGGAGTGAGGAGGAGTGCAGCATATAACATACACACTGAGCAGTTATACAACAAACACTcatgcgtgcgcacacacacacacacacacacacgcacttttCATATAAACAGCCTGCGGCATGAGACGTCAGTTTTTAAGAAAGAATAGAGAAAAGAAGTGAAAGAATCTGACACACCTGTTCTTTCTTTGTGTatcaggagacacacacacacacacacacacacacatatatatattgggAGAGGCCTGGAATTTTAAAGGGTT from Tachysurus vachellii isolate PV-2020 chromosome 1, HZAU_Pvac_v1, whole genome shotgun sequence carries:
- the LOC132843402 gene encoding integral membrane protein 2C-like, with protein sequence MVKISCAAINGVKAEKEEREAPEHIYIPPQHVGMLRRSSLSGLCCLLIALIISTCSLVYASIYIYRYYIIPQADESQFRCNVYYEDTLKAPQHNREELQENVNINLQSNYERISINADKTNARTRPATIIHDFTKGLTAYHDITLDKCYISVLNSSVVLPPRNLWKLLISVKLRTGNEASFPQTYLVQEEMVVSEKVMNTRDLGVFIHKLCEGKPTYQISRRLTRRRITKREEQICHSIRHFENMFVMDTLICDAP
- the gpr55a gene encoding G-protein coupled receptor 55a — its product is MAGSNTNITSDISMDVCRDWVHCVQFGFYIPILAAGFPLNMAALWQLFFRLRHWSESTIYLLNLVINDCLLLLALPFKIMAYHEPWKLGRFSCSLFESFVYVNMYGSILLSVCISVDRYVALHFPFRRLRSKRKAVFICAMVWMLVFGFSYPVYDLHGGSSNESFCFQNFSKQTWDKVWIIVCVECVFWGSTIVMVLCSVNVVKTLHDLRKRNPNDAKLRNNKSVKIVLSNLVVFLLCFIPYHISVLLYFYIKQKSSSTETKQIFISGLRKFVHVSLCVSSLNCLADAVCYYFILKENLQTAEQETRINTVTKETH